GCTGCCGGCGAACGAGGAGCGGGACTGCCTGTGCAGCACGGCGCTGGGCGGCATGGACCCCGGGTTCGAACTGCCGTGACGCTGTGGAGAACGGCACCCCGGCACGGGCGGAACTGCTCCTTCGGGTGAGGGAGTTGTCCACAACCGAGCGGTGATCCACCTGTCCCGGCGGGCGGTAGCGCGAGGCCCCATCGTGGTCCTGCAAGCCGATCCCTCCTGACAGGTGGTGGTTCCCCGTGTCCTTCGCTCCGTCTCCCCCGCCCTTCTCCCCCCTTGCTCCGCACCCGCCCGGCACCGACGCTCCCGCGACATGCGAGGTGCCGCACTTCGCTCCCGTGCGGGTGCGCGGCGGGCGGCATCAACTGGCCCGGCTCGTCAGGCATCGCCGACGGGCCGTGGCGGCGGGCCTGGCGGTCACCGCGGCCGCGCTGGTGGCCGTCGGTCCGGGCGACTCCGACGGGGCGCGCGGGCATCCCGTGGCCGCGCCGGTGCGGGAGCGTCGCGCCGTGGAGATGGTGACGGCACCGGTGCGGATCGCCGACGGAGCCACGGTGCTGCTGTTGCGGCCCGGTGACCGGGTCGACGTGATCGCCGCCGGGACGACGGCGACGGGAGGCGACGCCCGGGTGCTCGCGCGCGGGGTGCGGGTGAAGAAGGTGCCGGAGCCTGTGGAGGGTGCCGCGGAGAGCGGGGCGCTGGTCGTGCTCTCGGTGCCGCGTCCGGCCGCGGTGCGTCTCGCGGGCGCGAGCGCCACGGCACGACTGGCGGTGACACTGTGTTGAGCCGTGCGATCCGCCTGTTGCGCGGATTCCTGTCAAGTCCCTCGTTCGAGCTGCCCAATTGGACAGGGGCGCCTCGCGTTGACGTAGGTTGCGGAGCTGTTTGTTCCACAACCTGTGCGTGCGAGGAGAGTCCCCTAGGTGAGCGAGAAGAAGCCGAGCATCCTGGAGGGCTTCAAGGCCTTCCTGATGCGCGGGAACGTCATCGATCTGGCAGTCGCGGTGGTCATCGGCGCCGCCTTCACCAACGTCGTCAACTCGGTGGTGAAGGGCGTGATCAACCCGCTGGTCGGGGCGGTCGGCACCAAGAACCTCGACAGCTACAGCTCGTGTCTGAAGGACCCGTGCGAGGTGACGGCGGACGGCACCGTGGTGAGCGGCATCCCGATCAGATGGGGCACCGTGCTCGGCGCGACGCTCAGCTTCGTGATCACCGCGGCGGTCGTCTACTTCCTGATGGTCCTGCCGATGGCGAAGTACCTGGCCCGGCAGGAGGCCCGCAGGAAGGCAAAGGAGAACACGCAGGAGGTCATGGAGGTGACCGAGCTGGAGGTCCTCAAGGAGATCCGCGACGCGCTGGTCGCCCAGCGGGGGTCCGGTCACGACGGGCGGTGACGGACACGGTCCGCCTCCTTGGCCGGGCTGCCGTGCGGCTCGGTCAGAGGTGGTGGGGCGGCTTCTCGTCGAGGAAGCGCTTCAGGTCGGCCGCGCTGTCGGCGCCGGGCCGCTCGCCCCAGCCGTGGTCCGTGTCGTCCGAGGACTGCTGGTCCAGCGGGTCGTCGAAGACCAGCGACGGCTTCGGAGCGCGCGGCTCGGGGGCGGGGTCGGAAGCGGTGCTCATGTGTCCAGGGTACGACCCCGGGAGGCGACGGCCGTCCTGGTCGTTCCCGACGGCGGTCATGGTCCGCGCCGTCCGCATCTGCTGTGCTTGGACCCATGACGTCGTCCAGCTCCACTCCCTCCCCGGCGCCCCTGGGCAGGCTCACCGCCCGCGGCCGCGACGAGGCCCACCGGGTCGCCTCGCCCCTGGAACTCTTCTTCGACCTGTGTTTCGTCGTGGCCATCGCCCAGGCGGGCGTGCAACTCGTGCACGCCGTGGCCGAGTCGCACGCGGGCGAAGGGATCCTCAACTACGCGATGGTCTTCTTCGCCATCTGGTGGGCCTGGATGAACTTCTCCTGGTTCGCCTCGGCGTACGACAACGACGACGTCCTCTACCGGGTCGTCACCCTGGTCCAGATCGCCGGTGTGCTGGTGCTCGCGGCCGGGGTCTCCAAGGCGTTCGCGGACCATGACTTCCTCGTCGTCTGGCTGGGCTACGTGATCATGCGGCTCGCCATGTCGGCGCAGTGGCTGCGCGTGGCCGGATCGAGCGAGGGCCCGGAGAGGACGACGGCCCTGCGCTATGCCGGCGGCGTGCTGCTCTGCCTCGTCGGCTGGCTGGGGCTGCTGGTCCTGCCCGAGGGCGGGCGGCCCTGGGTGTTCCTGGTGATGGCGATCATCGAGATGTGCGTGCCGCGGTACGCGGAGAAGGACTTCGCCACCTCCTGGCACCCGCACCACATCTCCGAGCGCTACGGCCTGTTCACGATCATCGTGCTCGGCGAGACGATCGCCGCGGCCACCATCGCCGTGAAGTCGGGCGTGGAGGAGAACGACGCGCTCGGTGAACTGCTGCCGATCGCCATGGGTGGCCTGCTGATCGTCTTCTCCGCGTGGTGGATCTACTTCGCCGTGCCGATCCACGGCCATCTCCGCTCCAACAAGCAGGCCTTCCTGTGGGGCTACGGCCACTACCTGATCTTCGCCTCGGCGGCCGCGATCGGCGCCGGCCTGGAGGTCGCCGTCGAGCAGGCGGTGGGCAAGGCGCACATCTCCACGCTGGCCGCGTCGGCCGCAGTGACCCTGCCGACCGCGCTCTACCTGCTCACCGTGTGGGCCCTGCACTCGCGCCACTTCAAGGTCGGCATCGCCCAGCAACTGGTACTGCCGACCACGGCACTCCTGGTGATCCTCTGCACGTTCCTGGGCGACGGGGCCGTGCTCGCGGCGGGCATCGTCTCGGCGCTCGCGGTCGCGACCGGCGTGACGCTGACGGCGCGCACTTCGACCGGGGAGAGCAAGGAGACAGGTCCGGTCGTGTGACCTCCTGGGACGGCGCCGGTGACTGGACGAGACTGGTCCCATGACAGTTGACGCTCTGACCGACGTCACCGGCGTGCGCGTGGGACACGCGACGCGCGTCGGCGACGGCTGGCTCACCGGTACCACCGTCGTGCTCGCCCCCGAGGGCGGTGCCGTCGCCGCCGTGGATGTCCGCGGCGGCGGCCCCGGCACCAAGGAGACCGACGCCCTCGACCCGCGCAACGTCGTGCAGAAGGTCGACGCGATCGTGCTGACCGGCGGCAGCGCGTACGGGCTCGACGCCGCGTCCGGCGTGATGGCGTGGCTGGAGGAGCGGGGGCGCGGAGTGCCTGTCGGGGTGGATCCGGCGCACGTCGTTCCCGTCGTACCCGCCGCCTGCGTCTTCGACCTGGCGCGGGGCGGCGACTTCCGGGCCCGGCCCGATGCGGCCATGGGCCGGGCCGCGGTCGAGGCGGCCGCGGCGAGCGCGGTCGGCGCGGTGGTGCGGGAAGGGGGCGTGGGCGCGGGTACGGGGGCCGTGGTCGGGGCGATGAAGGGCGGAGTCGGTACCGCGAGCACCGTGCTCGACTCGGGGATCACGGTCGCCGCGCTGGTGGTGGCCAACGCCGCGGGCTCCGTGGTGGAGCCCGGAACGGGCATCCTGTACGGGGAGTTGCTCCAGGGACGCGTCGAGTCTCCGGACGCGCGCGTCCACGAGGCCGCGCGCCGGCGCCTCGCCGAGACCGCGGCGAAGAACGCGCCGCCTCCGCTGAACACCACGCTCGCCGTCGTCGCCACCGACGCGGCACTGTCGAAGGCGCAGGCGCAGAAACTCGCCGGAACGGCACACGACGGCATCGCGCGCGCCGTGCGGCCCGTGCACCTCCTCCACGACGGCGACACGGTGTTCACCCTGGCGACGGGGCAGCGCGCACTCGACTCCGAGCACCCGCTCGCCCTCAACCCTCTGCTGGAGGCGGGCGCCGACGTGGTGACGCGTGCGATCGTGCGGGCCGTGCGCGCGGCCCGGTCGGTGGACGGACCGGGCGGGACATGGCCGTCGTACGGGGAGTTGTACGGAGGACGGTGAAGGGGCAGTTGCACGGGGGCGGGTGACGGGGCTCGGGCGACCGTGTCGGGTGCCGGAGCCGGTGGTGGGTCGGCTCCGGCACCCGCCGGCCCGCGGGTGGCGCATTTCGTACGCACGATTGTCCCGGTTGTGTCACGTGATGACGTTCACGGCTGTCGGAGGGAACCCGACCGGTCATGGATTCGCTCTTTCTCCACGCATGGGAGCGGATCACGCACATCACACGAACCTGGAGTAGATCGTGACAACGCCGGACATATCAGCGCGGCGCACACTCGGGGCCTGTGCCGTCCTGGCGGTCGGCGCCCTCACCCTCACCGCCTGCGGGGGCGGCGCCGATGCCGGGAAGGACGACGGCAAGCCGGGCGGGGATTCCGCCAAGACGTCCGAGGCGAAGATCGCCATATCGGCCAAGGACGGTTCGACGGGTGCGTCGATCAACACGACGGGAGTGAAGGTCAGCGACGGCAAGCTGACCGACGTGAAGATGACCGTGGCGGGGACGGGGCAGTCGGTGCCGGGGTTCATCTCGGCGAACGGCGGCAGTTGGACGCCGAAGGAGCAGTTGGAACGCGAGACGAAGTACGAGATATCGGCCAAGGCGAAGGACCCCGACGGGCGGACCACCGCGGCCGACTCGACCTTCACGACGGTCAGCAAGGCCAACAGCTTCATCGGGACGTACACGCCGGACAACGGGACGACGGTGGGCGTCGGGATGCCGGTGTCGTTCACCTTCGACAAGGCCATCAGCGACAAGAAGGCCGTGCAGTCGCACATCACGGTCTCGTCCAGCAGCGGGCAGAAGGTCGTCGGGCACTGGTTCGGCTCGCAGCGCGTCGACTTCCGGCCCGAGGAGTACTGGAAGGCCGGCTCCAAGGTCACGATGAAGATCGACCTGGACGGCGTCGAGGGCGCGAACGACGTCGTCGGGGTGCAGAAGAAGACCGTCACCTTCACGATCGGGCGGTCGCAGGTCTCCACGGTCGACGCCGACACCCAGACCATGACGGTCGTGCGCGACGGGACGACCCTCAAGAAGGTCCCGATCTCGACGGGTGACGCCCAGAACACCACGTACAACGGCCAGATGGTGATCTCCGAGAAGTCCGCGAAGCTGCGCATGGACAGCCGGACGGTCGGCCTCGACAACGCCTACGACATCCCGGACGTGCCGCACGCGATGCGGCTCACGCAGTCGGGGACGTTCCTGCACGGCAACTACTGGTACAACAAGGCCAATCCGCCCTTCGGCCGGCAGGGCACCAGCCACGGCTGCGTCGGACTGCAGGACGTCCAGGGCGGGCAGGGCGACACGAACGCCAAGTGGTTCTACGACGAGTCCATCCTCGGGGACGTCGTGATCGTCAAGAACTCCCCCGACAAGACGGTGTCGCCGGACAACGGGCTCAACGGCTGGAACATGTCGTGGACCGAGTGGACCGCGGGAAGCGCCGCATAGGCGCCCGCTGAGCGCCGGGGCGCACGCGGGCGGCGGTGCGCCGCCCGGGGCGCCTTGACGCGGCAAGTACCTTCTGACCGGCGGTTTTTGACGGGGCTTCGGGTCGCGTGGGAACTTCTCACGCGGCCTGAGCGTTTTCTGTGCGCACGTTTTCTCGGTTCCCGGACATGATGTCCGACCGAGGGGCTACGGTATGCACCCACAAGGTGACATGCAGCAACGCCGGGAGAAACCTTGAGCGTTCCGTACGAGACAGCAGCGTACGAGCCACGCGAGTCGCCCGAGTCTCCGGAGGAGCACCTCGCGCGACTTCTCGGCCGTGCGCTGAACTCCTTCGAGCTGCCCGACGAGACGATACGGCGGCTCGACTGCGCGCTCGCGCACGACAGCTCGCTGCACTCCGCGCACCACAGCGCGGGGCTGCACCGCGAGACGTACCGCCACACCTGGCTGCTCGCCGACGGCTCGGCACTCACCCTCTGGGAGCTGGTTCACAACACCGCGCCGGGCAGCGTCCCGCAGCACGAGGTGTACGTCGACGAGGAGGAGCTGCGCGCGGCCACGGCGCGGCTGCCGCTGCCGCCGGACGCACCGGACTTCGAGCTGCCGGTGACGGTGCAGCTGTCGCCGGTCCCCGCGCCCCGGCACGCGTACGTGCCCGACGACTCGGCGGATCACGCGCGCCGGCTCCTGCGCCGCGCGGAGAACCCGGACCGGCCGGACGCGGCGACGGCGACGCTGCTGACGTCGGCGTTCGCGCACCAGATCACGCAGGCTTTCGGCAAGCCGTGCCGTGCGGGGCGGATCGGGCTGTGCTTCTCGCTCTACGAGCACGCGTTCCTGCTGCGCGACGGCAAGGAGATCTCCCTGTGGGAGGTCGAGCACACGGCCACGCCCGACGGGCGGCACATGTGCGAGGTGTACGTCTCCGAGGACGCGGCGCGCGAGGCGATGGAACGGCGCGCGGCCCGGGTCTCGTAACCCACCCCACGCATCCGAGGCTCCTGCCCCGCCTCAGCCGCTCGGTCAGCGGCCGTCGCTCAGCTGTCGTACCAGTCCCGCGAACGCGTCGTGCTCCGCCGGAGTCAGCTGTACGGACTCCAGTGCGGGGCCGGTCTGCCGCTGGTACGGGAGGGCCGGGAGGGAGGCGGAGGTCCGCCACAGGGCGGCCTCGCGGCCGCGGCGCAGGACGCGGGTCAGGCCGATCGCCCAGACGACGGTCGCCAGGGCGAGGACGGCCATGCCCGTCAGCTGGTAGATCGAGACGTGCTCAGGCATGCGCCCCAGTAGACACCACGGTCCGGGACTTTGACCCCGGACCGTGACGTATCTCGCAGGTGCCGTGAACAACTCACAGCCGCCCAAAGGGACACAGGGCCGATAAACGCTGCGGCCGGTGAAACGGCTGCGGCCGGTCGCAGCCCCGTCCCGCCAGGGTTGCGACCGGCCGGCCTTGCCTGGGCGGGCCAGGTGCGCCCGCCCACGCCTCCCGCCGCTTACGCCGCCACGGGCTGCTTCGCCTCCGCCGCCGGAACCGCCGCGGACTCGTCGGAGCCGGTGGCCACGCCGTCCGGGGCCGTCTTGCGCAGGCCCTTGAGGACGATGACCAGGCCTGCCGTGATCGCCGTACCGATGGCGATGGCCAGCAGGTAGAGAAGCGGGCTGCCGATCAGCGGGACCACGAAGATGCCGCCGTGCGGGGCGCGCAGCGTGGCGCCGAAGGCCATCGACAGGGCGCCGGTGACAGCGCCGCCCGCCATCGAGGCCGGGATGACACGCAGCGGGTCCGCCGCGGCGAACGGGATCGCGCCTTCGGAGATGAAGGAGGCACCGAGGACCCAGGCGGCCTTGCCGTTCTCGCGTTCGGTCTGGGTGAAGAGCTTCTTACGGACGGTGGTCGCCAGCGCCATGCCCAGCGGCGGGACCATGCCCGCGGCCATCACGGCGGCCATGATCTGCATCGCGGAGTCGCTGGGGTCCTGGACGGCGATGCCGGCGGTGGCGAAGGCGTACGCGACCTTGTTGACCGGGCCGCCGAGGTCGAAGCACATCATCAGGCCGAGCAGGACGCCGAGCAGGACGGCGTTGGTACCGGAGAGGCCGGAGAGCCAGTCCGTCATGCCCTTCTGGGCCTCCGCGATGGGCTTGCCGATCACGACGAACATCAGGAAGCCGACGACGATCGAGGAGATCAGAGGGATCACCACGACCGGCATGATGCCGCGCATCACCGGCGGGATCTTGATCCGCTGGATCGCGAGGACCACGCCACCCGCCAGCAGGCCGGCGGCCAGACCGCCGAGGAAGCCCGCGGCGATGTTGGAAGCGATCATTCCGCCGACGAAGCCGGGGACGAGACCCGGGCGGTCCGCCATGCCGTAAGCGATGTATCCGGCGAGGACGGGGATGAGGAAGCCGAAGGCGACCTGACCGATCTGGAGCAGCAGGGCGCCCCAGCTGTCGACCTGGGTCCAGGAGAAGTGCTCCATGACCGAGGGCGCCTTGGTGATCTCCCAGCCGCCGATGGCGAAGCCGAGAGCGATCAGCAGACCGCCCGCCGCGACGAACGGGACCATGTAGCTCACGCCGGTCATCAGCCACTTGCGCAGCTTGGTGCCGTAGCCGTCGCCGGACTCACCGGCCCGCTCGACCGGCGTACCCGCGGCGCCCCCCGTCACCTCACCGCGCGCCGCCTTGCCGCGCACGTCGCCGATCAGTTCCGCGGGACGGTTGATGCCCGCCTTCACGCCGACGTCGACGGTCGGCTTGCCGGCGAAACGGTCCTTGTCGCGTACGGGTACGTCATGGGCGAAGATCACGCCGTCCGCCGCAGCGATGACGGCCGGGTCGAGCCGGGTGAAGCCGGCCGAGCCCTGCGTCTCGACGACGAGTTCGACGCCCGCCTCGCGGCCCGCCTTCTCCAGCGACTCGGCCGCCATGTACGTGTGGGCGATACCGGTCGGACAGGAGGTGACGGCGACGATCCGGAAGGGGTGCTCGCCCTCGCCGGGAGTGTTGCCCGTGGCGGCGTCGGAGGAGGCCGCCCCCGACGCCGCCACGGAGTCTGCGGAGGTGTCCACGGAGGCACCCACGGCGCTCTTCGCGCCCTCGGAAGCACCGCCCGAGCCCTCGGAGGCGTCCGCGCCCCCGGCGTCCGGCGCGTCCCCGCGGATCAGCGCCGCCGCGCCCGCCGCGTCCCCCGCCGAGCGCAGCGCGTCGGTGAACTCGGAGTTCATCAACTGCCGCGCCAGCGAGGACAGGATCGTCAGATGGGCGTCGTCGGCACCGGCGGGCGCCGCGATCAGGAAGATCAGGTCGGCGGGACCGTCCGGCGCGCCGAAGTCGATCCCGGCCGCACTGCGCCCGAAGGCGAGCGTCGGCTCGGTGACGTGCTCGCTGCGGCAGTGCGGGATGCCGATGCCGCCGTCGAGACCGGTCGGCATCTGTGCCTCGCGGGCGGCCACGTCGGCGAGGAAGCCCTCCAGGTCGGTCACCCGGCCCAGGGTCACCATGCGCTGGGCGAGGGCGCGTGCCGCCGCTTCCTTGGTGTCGGCGGACAGGTCGAGATCGACCAGGTCCGCGGTGATCATGTCGCTCATCGCGGGCTCCTTCGCACGCGTGTCGCCCGGGGGGAGAGGTGGGCGAGGGCGGGGGTGGGGACGGGGGTACGGGTGGGGAAACAGGGGGTGGTGGGGGCGGAACCGGGGAAGCCCCGCCCCCACCGGGCGGCAGGGCGGCTCAGGTGGCCCCGCCTCCCACAGGCCGCGGCGAGTAACGGGGAGCCTCGCCGCTTCATGGCCGGTCCATCGGGGAGCGCGCCGCGCGCCATGGGCGCCGGCACCGTCGTACCTGTGCCGCGCGCCACCGGCGCCGACACCGTCGTGGAAGCCGTCAGGTCGTTCATGACACCGGCTCCTTCAGCACACGGTCCACGGGCACCTCGGATGTCACCGAGACCGCGGCCGGGTCCAGGTCGTCCGGCGTCGGCATCACGCTGCCCGGCAGCTGTACCGCCGCCGCGCCGTGCGCGACCGCCGAGGCCAGGGCCTTCGGGCCGCTGCCGCCGGCGATCAGGAAGCCGGCCAGGGAGGAGTCGCCGGCGCCCACGTTGCTGCGGACGACGTCCACCCGCGCGCTCGCGAACCAGGTGCCCGCGCCGTCCACGAGCAGCTGTCCGTCCGCGCCCAGGCTCGCGAGCACGGCACGTGCGCCCATCTCGCGCAGCTCCTCGGCCGCCTTCACCGCGTCGCCCACGGTCGACAGGGGGCGCCCGACGGCTTCCGCGAGCTCCTCCGCGTTCGGCTTCACCACGTCGGGCCGCTCACGCAGCGCCTCCAGCAGCGCCCGCCCCGAGGTGTCCAGCGCGATCCGCGCGCCCCCGGCGTGCGCCCGCGCGACCACCTCGGCATACCACGACGGCCCGAGCCCCCGCGGCAGGCTCCCGCAGCACGCGATCCAGTCCGCGTCGCGCGACTGCGTCCGCACCGTCTCCAGGAGCAGCTCCTGCTCCTGCGCCGACAGCTCGGGACCCGGCGCGTTGATCTTCGTGAGCACCCCGTCCGCCTCCGCGAGCGCGATGTTCGAGCGGGTGGCGCCCGCGACCGGGACCGGCGCGACCTCGATGCCCTGGGCGTCGAGCAGATCCGCCACGAGCGCCCCCGGCGCACCGCCCAGGGGCAGTACGGCGACCGTGCGCTGCCCGGCGGCCGCCACGGCGCGCGAGACGTTCACGCCCTTGCCGCCGGGGTCCATGCGCTCGCCGGTCGCGCGGATGACCTCGCCGCGCTCCAGTGACGGAACCTCGTACGTGCGGTCCAGGGACGGGTTCGGGGTGACGGTGAGGATCATGCGCGCACTACTTCCGTGCCGCCGCGTTCGATCGCGAGGGCGTCTTCGGGGCTCAGCCCGCTGTCGGTGATCAGCAGGTCCACGTCGCTCAGGTCGCCGAAGCGGGCGAAGTGCTCCTGGCCGTGCTTGGCGGAGTCGGCGAGCAGCACCACGCGGCGGGCGGCGGCCACGGCCGCCCGCTTCACCGCGGCCTCGGCGAGGTCGGGGGTGGTCAGACCGTGGTCGGCGGAGAAGCCGTTGGCCGCCACGAAGAGGACATCGGCCCGGATCTCGCCGTACGCGCGGAGCGCCCAGGCGTCAACGGCCGCGCGCGTACGGTGCCGCACGCGCCCCCCGACGAGGTGGAGCTGGATGCCGGGGTGGTCCGCGAGGCGGGCCGCGATCGGCAGGCTGTGGGTGACGACGGTGAGGGAGGCCTCCAGCGGGATGGCGGCGGCGAGGCGCGCCACCGTCGTGCCGGCGTCGAGGATCAGGGTGCCCTCGGTCGGCA
Above is a window of Streptomyces sp. NBC_00490 DNA encoding:
- the mscL gene encoding large conductance mechanosensitive channel protein MscL, whose product is MSEKKPSILEGFKAFLMRGNVIDLAVAVVIGAAFTNVVNSVVKGVINPLVGAVGTKNLDSYSSCLKDPCEVTADGTVVSGIPIRWGTVLGATLSFVITAAVVYFLMVLPMAKYLARQEARRKAKENTQEVMEVTELEVLKEIRDALVAQRGSGHDGR
- a CDS encoding low temperature requirement protein A, which codes for MTSSSSTPSPAPLGRLTARGRDEAHRVASPLELFFDLCFVVAIAQAGVQLVHAVAESHAGEGILNYAMVFFAIWWAWMNFSWFASAYDNDDVLYRVVTLVQIAGVLVLAAGVSKAFADHDFLVVWLGYVIMRLAMSAQWLRVAGSSEGPERTTALRYAGGVLLCLVGWLGLLVLPEGGRPWVFLVMAIIEMCVPRYAEKDFATSWHPHHISERYGLFTIIVLGETIAAATIAVKSGVEENDALGELLPIAMGGLLIVFSAWWIYFAVPIHGHLRSNKQAFLWGYGHYLIFASAAAIGAGLEVAVEQAVGKAHISTLAASAAVTLPTALYLLTVWALHSRHFKVGIAQQLVLPTTALLVILCTFLGDGAVLAAGIVSALAVATGVTLTARTSTGESKETGPVV
- a CDS encoding P1 family peptidase, which gives rise to MTVDALTDVTGVRVGHATRVGDGWLTGTTVVLAPEGGAVAAVDVRGGGPGTKETDALDPRNVVQKVDAIVLTGGSAYGLDAASGVMAWLEERGRGVPVGVDPAHVVPVVPAACVFDLARGGDFRARPDAAMGRAAVEAAAASAVGAVVREGGVGAGTGAVVGAMKGGVGTASTVLDSGITVAALVVANAAGSVVEPGTGILYGELLQGRVESPDARVHEAARRRLAETAAKNAPPPLNTTLAVVATDAALSKAQAQKLAGTAHDGIARAVRPVHLLHDGDTVFTLATGQRALDSEHPLALNPLLEAGADVVTRAIVRAVRAARSVDGPGGTWPSYGELYGGR
- a CDS encoding L,D-transpeptidase, which encodes MTTPDISARRTLGACAVLAVGALTLTACGGGADAGKDDGKPGGDSAKTSEAKIAISAKDGSTGASINTTGVKVSDGKLTDVKMTVAGTGQSVPGFISANGGSWTPKEQLERETKYEISAKAKDPDGRTTAADSTFTTVSKANSFIGTYTPDNGTTVGVGMPVSFTFDKAISDKKAVQSHITVSSSSGQKVVGHWFGSQRVDFRPEEYWKAGSKVTMKIDLDGVEGANDVVGVQKKTVTFTIGRSQVSTVDADTQTMTVVRDGTTLKKVPISTGDAQNTTYNGQMVISEKSAKLRMDSRTVGLDNAYDIPDVPHAMRLTQSGTFLHGNYWYNKANPPFGRQGTSHGCVGLQDVQGGQGDTNAKWFYDESILGDVVIVKNSPDKTVSPDNGLNGWNMSWTEWTAGSAA
- a CDS encoding DUF6227 family protein, with product MSVPYETAAYEPRESPESPEEHLARLLGRALNSFELPDETIRRLDCALAHDSSLHSAHHSAGLHRETYRHTWLLADGSALTLWELVHNTAPGSVPQHEVYVDEEELRAATARLPLPPDAPDFELPVTVQLSPVPAPRHAYVPDDSADHARRLLRRAENPDRPDAATATLLTSAFAHQITQAFGKPCRAGRIGLCFSLYEHAFLLRDGKEISLWEVEHTATPDGRHMCEVYVSEDAAREAMERRAARVS
- a CDS encoding PTS fructose transporter subunit IIABC, with the translated sequence MSDMITADLVDLDLSADTKEAAARALAQRMVTLGRVTDLEGFLADVAAREAQMPTGLDGGIGIPHCRSEHVTEPTLAFGRSAAGIDFGAPDGPADLIFLIAAPAGADDAHLTILSSLARQLMNSEFTDALRSAGDAAGAAALIRGDAPDAGGADASEGSGGASEGAKSAVGASVDTSADSVAASGAASSDAATGNTPGEGEHPFRIVAVTSCPTGIAHTYMAAESLEKAGREAGVELVVETQGSAGFTRLDPAVIAAADGVIFAHDVPVRDKDRFAGKPTVDVGVKAGINRPAELIGDVRGKAARGEVTGGAAGTPVERAGESGDGYGTKLRKWLMTGVSYMVPFVAAGGLLIALGFAIGGWEITKAPSVMEHFSWTQVDSWGALLLQIGQVAFGFLIPVLAGYIAYGMADRPGLVPGFVGGMIASNIAAGFLGGLAAGLLAGGVVLAIQRIKIPPVMRGIMPVVVIPLISSIVVGFLMFVVIGKPIAEAQKGMTDWLSGLSGTNAVLLGVLLGLMMCFDLGGPVNKVAYAFATAGIAVQDPSDSAMQIMAAVMAAGMVPPLGMALATTVRKKLFTQTERENGKAAWVLGASFISEGAIPFAAADPLRVIPASMAGGAVTGALSMAFGATLRAPHGGIFVVPLIGSPLLYLLAIAIGTAITAGLVIVLKGLRKTAPDGVATGSDESAAVPAAEAKQPVAA
- the pfkB gene encoding 1-phosphofructokinase, coding for MILTVTPNPSLDRTYEVPSLERGEVIRATGERMDPGGKGVNVSRAVAAAGQRTVAVLPLGGAPGALVADLLDAQGIEVAPVPVAGATRSNIALAEADGVLTKINAPGPELSAQEQELLLETVRTQSRDADWIACCGSLPRGLGPSWYAEVVARAHAGGARIALDTSGRALLEALRERPDVVKPNAEELAEAVGRPLSTVGDAVKAAEELREMGARAVLASLGADGQLLVDGAGTWFASARVDVVRSNVGAGDSSLAGFLIAGGSGPKALASAVAHGAAAVQLPGSVMPTPDDLDPAAVSVTSEVPVDRVLKEPVS
- a CDS encoding DeoR/GlpR family DNA-binding transcription regulator, which gives rise to MYAPERQQEILRLARDGGRVDVVSLAEEFQVTAETIRRDLKALDRAGLLRRVHGGAIPAGRLDFEPDLAERETTAADEKDHIAKAALAELPTEGTLILDAGTTVARLAAAIPLEASLTVVTHSLPIAARLADHPGIQLHLVGGRVRHRTRAAVDAWALRAYGEIRADVLFVAANGFSADHGLTTPDLAEAAVKRAAVAAARRVVLLADSAKHGQEHFARFGDLSDVDLLITDSGLSPEDALAIERGGTEVVRA